From a single Capsicum annuum cultivar UCD-10X-F1 chromosome 12, UCD10Xv1.1, whole genome shotgun sequence genomic region:
- the LOC124889351 gene encoding serine/threonine-protein phosphatase 7 long form homolog, which produces MECVVHSDLVEPTLLRLQSHQRSEWLWKEEIPYDLCIRPIKIETAWSLFTWPPLHQLVEEYLSSAGLYDVVRVGRMQYDRHLFMAMVERWRPKSHCFHLPFGEATITLQDVQVLFGLHIDGHLIYLTDVFGKGRWWRDMLEALTGYIGPISGRVL; this is translated from the coding sequence ATGGAGTGTGTTGTGCATTCCGATCTTGTTGAACCTACACTACTTAGACTACAGAGTCATCAACGATCGGAGTGGTTGTGGAAAGAAGAAATACCATACGATTTGTGCATCAGGCCTATCAAGATCGAGACGGCTTGGTCTCTATTTACCTGGCCCCCGCTGCATCAGCTTGTTGAAGAATACTTATCCAGTGCGGGATTATATGATGTCGTAAGAGTTGGTAGAATGCAGTATGATCGACATCTTTTTATGGCCATGGTTGAGAGATGGAGGCCGAAAAGTCATTGCTTTCACCTGCCTTTCGGTGAGGCAACGATCACACTTCAGGATGTACAAGTCTTGTTTGGTTTGCATATTGATGGTCACCTAATTTATCTAACGGATGTTTTCGGTAAAGGTCGGTGGTGGCGTGATATGCTAGAGGCCCTCACGGGATATATTGGGCCCATTAGTGGTAGAGTTTTGTGA